The following are encoded together in the Chaetodon trifascialis isolate fChaTrf1 chromosome 3, fChaTrf1.hap1, whole genome shotgun sequence genome:
- the mon1a gene encoding vacuolar fusion protein MON1 homolog A isoform X2, translating into MDGGAQRPVVSWENGTLAPVDRLRSERADSPTPGLVVGTEPGAGQQSAMFVHAQSFEDLTAEAEEEAGREAELGKSGECAEELKVLQGEKTIEEQHSNSISSESRTKEEDVSSEAWRSHRKHVFVLSEAGKPIYTRYGTEEALSSTMGVMMALVSFVEAEKNIIRSIHADGCKVVFLAKSPLVLVGVSRTCQSDKELLRELQYIYYQIVSLLTLTQLNHIFQHKQNYDLRRLLAGSEYLTDNLLHRLDRDPGLLLSAVTCLPLASSARDVVSSSLQAAKAKNLVFSILLAGDRLVTLVRKKDQFLHHIDLHLVFNLVGSSSSFREGEGWTPICLPKFNTAGFFHAHISYLEPSSELCLILVSTDREDFFNMSDCKQRFLERLSKRSAYQALKEALKCPSYSVEQVGIPELRHFLYKSKSSGLYTSPEFPVVYQTDEEQERLMGLYQDLHSHLHHPTRPLRSFYRCSETENLLAWVTSGFELYLCFSPLGTKALAVSAVNKLLKWIRKEEDRLFILSPLTY; encoded by the exons atggatggaggagcCCAAAGGCCGGTTGTCTCATGGGAGAATGGTACTCTGGCTCCTGTGGACCGCCTTCGCTCTGAGAGGGCGGACAGCCCCACACCAGGTCTGGTGGTAGGAACAGAACCAG GTGCTGGTCAGCAGAGTGCGATGTTCGTCCATGCACAGTCTTTTGAGGATCTGACTGCAGAGGCTGAGGAAGAGGCTGGGAGGGAGGCTGAACTGGGCAAGTCAGGAGAGTGTGCAGAGGAGCTCAAGGtgctgcagggagagaaaaCCATAGAGGAGCAGCACAGCAACAGCATTTCATCAGAGAGCAGGACGAAGGAGGAAGACGTGTCCAGTGAGGCATGGAGGAGCCACAGGAAACACGTGTTTGTACTGAGCGAGGCTGGAAAACCAATCTACACCCGCTACGGAACGGAGGAGGCTCTGTCCAGCACAATGGGGGTGATGATGGCCCTTGTATCCTTCGTTGAGGCTGAGAAGAACATCATCCGCTCCATCCATGCAG ATGGCTGTAAAGTGGTTTTCCTCGCCAAGAGCCCGCTGGTCCTGGTGGGCGTGTCTCGCACCTGCCAATCAGACAAGGAGCTGCTGCGGGAGCTGCAGTACATCTACTACCAGATCGTCAGCCTGCTGACCCTCACCCAGCTCAACCACATCTTCCAGCACAAGCAGAACTACGACCTGCGTCGCCTGCTGGCCGGTTCTGAGTATCTCACCGACAACCTACTGCATCGGCTGGACCGAGACCCCGGTCTGCTGCTCAGCGCCGTCACCTGCCTGCCTCTCGCCAGCTCCGCCAGGGATGTGGTCTCATCAAGCCTGCAGGCCGCCAAAGCCAAAAACCTGGTGTTCTCCATCCTACTGGCGGGGGACCGCCTGGTTACTCTGGTGAGGAAAAAGGACCAGTTCCTGCACCACATAGACTTGCACCTGGTCTTCAACCTGGTcggctcctcctcttcctttcgAGAAGGTGAAGGCTGGACGCCGATCTGTTTGCcaaagttcaacactgcaggatTTTTCCACGCCCACATTTCTTACCTGGAGCCTTCATCTGAGCTCTGTCTCATCCTGGTCTCTACTGACCGAGAGGACTTTTTTAACATGTCCGACTGCAAGCAGCGGTTCCTGGAGAGGTTGAGTAAGCGTAGTGCCTACCAGGCTCTGAAGGAGGCGCTTAAATGTCCCAGCTATTCAGTGGAGCAGGTCGGCATCCCGGAGCTCAGGCACTTCCTGTACAAATCGAAGAGCTCAGGGCTGTACACCAG TCCAGAGTTTCCTGTAGTGTACCAGACTGATGAAGAGCAGGAAAGGCTGATGGGATTGTACCAGGACCTTCACAGCCACTTGCACCATCCAACCAGACCTCTCCGCTCCTTCTACCgctgcagtgaaactgaaaaccTGCTGGCATGG GTGACAAGTGGCTTCGAGCTCTACCTCTGCTTCAGTCCACTCGGGACCAAGGCCTTGGCCGTCTCTGCTGTCAACAAACTGCTGAAGTGGATCAGGAAGGAGGAGGATCGCCTCTTCATCCTGAGTCCTCTCACATACTGA
- the mon1a gene encoding vacuolar fusion protein MON1 homolog A isoform X1, giving the protein MNLTLMDGGAQRPVVSWENGTLAPVDRLRSERADSPTPGLVVGTEPGAGQQSAMFVHAQSFEDLTAEAEEEAGREAELGKSGECAEELKVLQGEKTIEEQHSNSISSESRTKEEDVSSEAWRSHRKHVFVLSEAGKPIYTRYGTEEALSSTMGVMMALVSFVEAEKNIIRSIHADGCKVVFLAKSPLVLVGVSRTCQSDKELLRELQYIYYQIVSLLTLTQLNHIFQHKQNYDLRRLLAGSEYLTDNLLHRLDRDPGLLLSAVTCLPLASSARDVVSSSLQAAKAKNLVFSILLAGDRLVTLVRKKDQFLHHIDLHLVFNLVGSSSSFREGEGWTPICLPKFNTAGFFHAHISYLEPSSELCLILVSTDREDFFNMSDCKQRFLERLSKRSAYQALKEALKCPSYSVEQVGIPELRHFLYKSKSSGLYTSPEFPVVYQTDEEQERLMGLYQDLHSHLHHPTRPLRSFYRCSETENLLAWVTSGFELYLCFSPLGTKALAVSAVNKLLKWIRKEEDRLFILSPLTY; this is encoded by the exons ATGAATTTAACAT tgatggatggaggagcCCAAAGGCCGGTTGTCTCATGGGAGAATGGTACTCTGGCTCCTGTGGACCGCCTTCGCTCTGAGAGGGCGGACAGCCCCACACCAGGTCTGGTGGTAGGAACAGAACCAG GTGCTGGTCAGCAGAGTGCGATGTTCGTCCATGCACAGTCTTTTGAGGATCTGACTGCAGAGGCTGAGGAAGAGGCTGGGAGGGAGGCTGAACTGGGCAAGTCAGGAGAGTGTGCAGAGGAGCTCAAGGtgctgcagggagagaaaaCCATAGAGGAGCAGCACAGCAACAGCATTTCATCAGAGAGCAGGACGAAGGAGGAAGACGTGTCCAGTGAGGCATGGAGGAGCCACAGGAAACACGTGTTTGTACTGAGCGAGGCTGGAAAACCAATCTACACCCGCTACGGAACGGAGGAGGCTCTGTCCAGCACAATGGGGGTGATGATGGCCCTTGTATCCTTCGTTGAGGCTGAGAAGAACATCATCCGCTCCATCCATGCAG ATGGCTGTAAAGTGGTTTTCCTCGCCAAGAGCCCGCTGGTCCTGGTGGGCGTGTCTCGCACCTGCCAATCAGACAAGGAGCTGCTGCGGGAGCTGCAGTACATCTACTACCAGATCGTCAGCCTGCTGACCCTCACCCAGCTCAACCACATCTTCCAGCACAAGCAGAACTACGACCTGCGTCGCCTGCTGGCCGGTTCTGAGTATCTCACCGACAACCTACTGCATCGGCTGGACCGAGACCCCGGTCTGCTGCTCAGCGCCGTCACCTGCCTGCCTCTCGCCAGCTCCGCCAGGGATGTGGTCTCATCAAGCCTGCAGGCCGCCAAAGCCAAAAACCTGGTGTTCTCCATCCTACTGGCGGGGGACCGCCTGGTTACTCTGGTGAGGAAAAAGGACCAGTTCCTGCACCACATAGACTTGCACCTGGTCTTCAACCTGGTcggctcctcctcttcctttcgAGAAGGTGAAGGCTGGACGCCGATCTGTTTGCcaaagttcaacactgcaggatTTTTCCACGCCCACATTTCTTACCTGGAGCCTTCATCTGAGCTCTGTCTCATCCTGGTCTCTACTGACCGAGAGGACTTTTTTAACATGTCCGACTGCAAGCAGCGGTTCCTGGAGAGGTTGAGTAAGCGTAGTGCCTACCAGGCTCTGAAGGAGGCGCTTAAATGTCCCAGCTATTCAGTGGAGCAGGTCGGCATCCCGGAGCTCAGGCACTTCCTGTACAAATCGAAGAGCTCAGGGCTGTACACCAG TCCAGAGTTTCCTGTAGTGTACCAGACTGATGAAGAGCAGGAAAGGCTGATGGGATTGTACCAGGACCTTCACAGCCACTTGCACCATCCAACCAGACCTCTCCGCTCCTTCTACCgctgcagtgaaactgaaaaccTGCTGGCATGG GTGACAAGTGGCTTCGAGCTCTACCTCTGCTTCAGTCCACTCGGGACCAAGGCCTTGGCCGTCTCTGCTGTCAACAAACTGCTGAAGTGGATCAGGAAGGAGGAGGATCGCCTCTTCATCCTGAGTCCTCTCACATACTGA